In the genome of Neodiprion pinetum isolate iyNeoPine1 chromosome 2, iyNeoPine1.2, whole genome shotgun sequence, one region contains:
- the LOC124212982 gene encoding acetylcholine receptor subunit alpha-like 2 isoform X3, whose product MTESLERISLRTRILVLYGVFNFLPLQQCSNVKLWNETWTDHLRKDLLLNYDKFARPAQHFNTTTVTIDITIRHVTIEDLKSMMTVYAWVKMSWIDEKLKWNASHYGGLTHLHLGDHEVWQPDIVLYNSAAGSTIDHYGNTHCIVSGDGTVLWVPPSQFMVFCDLDLRFWPFDTQVCFLRLGSWTFDGEQIDLQFSEVENQPDLLTHNSEWLLKGLTRERNVAHYPCCPEAYIDVTYNLTMQRQSPNYAAIVMTPATAIVFLTLVIFWLPPQSEDRITVAACTMVLISLFLIYFNQKLPATAHHTPLILHFYNCSLYLVSISLIISVMVINMSKRSNARRLPWRVKQFLVGQLGKILWLDEMVQLVKVQRANPGEEMREGNVTDGNQSIPGTLGTSSLNDGDRQNILTPPKSSQLEWTLAAMVLDRIAFLLYCFVFVILAIRCSV is encoded by the exons ATGACTGAAAGTCTTGAACGTATCAGCTTGCGAACCAGGATTCTGGTACTGTATGGAGTATTCAATTTTCTACCTCTCCAACAATGCAGCAATGTCAAAC TGTGGAACGAGACGTGGACAGATCACTTGAGGAAAGACCTCCTGCTGAATTATGACAAGTTCGCAAGACCAGCTCAGCACTTCAACACAACGACAGTGACAATTGATATCACAATTCGTCATGTGACCATT GAAGACCTGAAGTCAATGATGACTGTGTACGCTTGGGTAAAAATG TCCTGGATTGACGAGAAGCTTAAATGGAATGCTTCGCACTATGGTGGTTTGACGCACCTTCATCTCGGCGATCATGAAGTCTGGCAGCCGGATATTGTTCTCTACAACAG TGCGGCTGGTAGTACAATTGACCATTACGGAAACACGCACTGCATAGTGAGCGGGGATGGAACTGTGCTCTGGGTTCCTCCGTCGCAATTCATGGTCTTCTGCGACCTCGACCTGCGCTTTTGGCCATTCGACACTCAAGTTTGTTTTCTGAGACTCGGTTCCTGGACATTCGACGGTGAACAGATCGACCTACAATTTTCAGAAGTCGAGAATCAG CCCGACCTTCTGACACACAACTCCGAGTGGCTACTCAAAGGTTTGACCCGTGAACGTAACGTCGCCCACTATCCATGCTGCCCTGAAGCCTATATCGATGTAACTTACAATCTCACCATGCAGAGACAATCCCCGAACTACGCGGCCATCGTCATGACTCCAGCGACTG CCATTGTGTTCCTGACGTTGGTCATCTTTTGGTTGCCGCCTCAGTCTGAGGACAGAATCACGGTCGCGGCTTGCACGATGGTTCTGATATCTTTGTTCCTGATCTATTTTAACCAGAAGTTACCAGCGACTGCTCACCACACGCCTCTAATCT TGCATTTCTACAACTGTAGCCTGTACTTGGTTAGTATATCACTGATAATCTCGGTGATGGTGATTAATATGTCGAAGAGGTCAAACGCGAGACGGCTGCCCTGGAGAGTGAAGCAGTTCCTGGTAGGTCAGCTGGGGAAAATTCTTTGGCTCGATGAGATGGTCCAATTG GTTAAAGTACAGAGAGCGAATCCTGGCGAGGAGATGCGAGAGGGCAACGTAACCGATGGGAATCAATCAATTCCCGGAACACTCGGCACTTCCAGTCTGAACGATGGCGACCGCCAGAATATCCTCACTCCACCGAAATCCTCTCAACTTGAGTGGACTCTGGCTGCCATGGTGCTCGATCGAATTGCCTTTTTGCTATACTGCTTTGTCTTTGTCATTCTCGCAATACGTTGCTCGGTGTAA
- the LOC124212982 gene encoding acetylcholine receptor subunit alpha-like 2 isoform X1, giving the protein MTESLERISLRTRILVLYGVFNFLPLQQCSNVKLTVTDVPGKPVWNETWTDHLRKDLLLNYDKFARPAQHFNTTTVTIDITIRHVTIEDLKSMMTVYAWVKMSWIDEKLKWNASHYGGLTHLHLGDHEVWQPDIVLYNSAAGSTIDHYGNTHCIVSGDGTVLWVPPSQFMVFCDLDLRFWPFDTQVCFLRLGSWTFDGEQIDLQFSEVENQPDLLTHNSEWLLKGLTRERNVAHYPCCPEAYIDVTYNLTMQRQSPNYAAIVMTPATAIVFLTLVIFWLPPQSEDRITVAACTMVLISLFLIYFNQKLPATAHHTPLILHFYNCSLYLVSISLIISVMVINMSKRSNARRLPWRVKQFLVGQLGKILWLDEMVQLVKVQRANPGEEMREGNVTDGNQSIPGTLGTSSLNDGDRQNILTPPKSSQLEWTLAAMVLDRIAFLLYCFVFVILAIRCSV; this is encoded by the exons ATGACTGAAAGTCTTGAACGTATCAGCTTGCGAACCAGGATTCTGGTACTGTATGGAGTATTCAATTTTCTACCTCTCCAACAATGCAGCAATGTCAAAC TAACGGTGACAGATGTGCCCGGAAAGCCAGTGTGGAACGAGACGTGGACAGATCACTTGAGGAAAGACCTCCTGCTGAATTATGACAAGTTCGCAAGACCAGCTCAGCACTTCAACACAACGACAGTGACAATTGATATCACAATTCGTCATGTGACCATT GAAGACCTGAAGTCAATGATGACTGTGTACGCTTGGGTAAAAATG TCCTGGATTGACGAGAAGCTTAAATGGAATGCTTCGCACTATGGTGGTTTGACGCACCTTCATCTCGGCGATCATGAAGTCTGGCAGCCGGATATTGTTCTCTACAACAG TGCGGCTGGTAGTACAATTGACCATTACGGAAACACGCACTGCATAGTGAGCGGGGATGGAACTGTGCTCTGGGTTCCTCCGTCGCAATTCATGGTCTTCTGCGACCTCGACCTGCGCTTTTGGCCATTCGACACTCAAGTTTGTTTTCTGAGACTCGGTTCCTGGACATTCGACGGTGAACAGATCGACCTACAATTTTCAGAAGTCGAGAATCAG CCCGACCTTCTGACACACAACTCCGAGTGGCTACTCAAAGGTTTGACCCGTGAACGTAACGTCGCCCACTATCCATGCTGCCCTGAAGCCTATATCGATGTAACTTACAATCTCACCATGCAGAGACAATCCCCGAACTACGCGGCCATCGTCATGACTCCAGCGACTG CCATTGTGTTCCTGACGTTGGTCATCTTTTGGTTGCCGCCTCAGTCTGAGGACAGAATCACGGTCGCGGCTTGCACGATGGTTCTGATATCTTTGTTCCTGATCTATTTTAACCAGAAGTTACCAGCGACTGCTCACCACACGCCTCTAATCT TGCATTTCTACAACTGTAGCCTGTACTTGGTTAGTATATCACTGATAATCTCGGTGATGGTGATTAATATGTCGAAGAGGTCAAACGCGAGACGGCTGCCCTGGAGAGTGAAGCAGTTCCTGGTAGGTCAGCTGGGGAAAATTCTTTGGCTCGATGAGATGGTCCAATTG GTTAAAGTACAGAGAGCGAATCCTGGCGAGGAGATGCGAGAGGGCAACGTAACCGATGGGAATCAATCAATTCCCGGAACACTCGGCACTTCCAGTCTGAACGATGGCGACCGCCAGAATATCCTCACTCCACCGAAATCCTCTCAACTTGAGTGGACTCTGGCTGCCATGGTGCTCGATCGAATTGCCTTTTTGCTATACTGCTTTGTCTTTGTCATTCTCGCAATACGTTGCTCGGTGTAA
- the LOC124212982 gene encoding acetylcholine receptor subunit alpha-like 2 isoform X2, giving the protein MTESLERISLRTRILVLYGVFNFLPLQQCSNVKHVPGKPVWNETWTDHLRKDLLLNYDKFARPAQHFNTTTVTIDITIRHVTIEDLKSMMTVYAWVKMSWIDEKLKWNASHYGGLTHLHLGDHEVWQPDIVLYNSAAGSTIDHYGNTHCIVSGDGTVLWVPPSQFMVFCDLDLRFWPFDTQVCFLRLGSWTFDGEQIDLQFSEVENQPDLLTHNSEWLLKGLTRERNVAHYPCCPEAYIDVTYNLTMQRQSPNYAAIVMTPATAIVFLTLVIFWLPPQSEDRITVAACTMVLISLFLIYFNQKLPATAHHTPLILHFYNCSLYLVSISLIISVMVINMSKRSNARRLPWRVKQFLVGQLGKILWLDEMVQLVKVQRANPGEEMREGNVTDGNQSIPGTLGTSSLNDGDRQNILTPPKSSQLEWTLAAMVLDRIAFLLYCFVFVILAIRCSV; this is encoded by the exons ATGACTGAAAGTCTTGAACGTATCAGCTTGCGAACCAGGATTCTGGTACTGTATGGAGTATTCAATTTTCTACCTCTCCAACAATGCAGCAATGTCAAAC ATGTGCCCGGAAAGCCAGTGTGGAACGAGACGTGGACAGATCACTTGAGGAAAGACCTCCTGCTGAATTATGACAAGTTCGCAAGACCAGCTCAGCACTTCAACACAACGACAGTGACAATTGATATCACAATTCGTCATGTGACCATT GAAGACCTGAAGTCAATGATGACTGTGTACGCTTGGGTAAAAATG TCCTGGATTGACGAGAAGCTTAAATGGAATGCTTCGCACTATGGTGGTTTGACGCACCTTCATCTCGGCGATCATGAAGTCTGGCAGCCGGATATTGTTCTCTACAACAG TGCGGCTGGTAGTACAATTGACCATTACGGAAACACGCACTGCATAGTGAGCGGGGATGGAACTGTGCTCTGGGTTCCTCCGTCGCAATTCATGGTCTTCTGCGACCTCGACCTGCGCTTTTGGCCATTCGACACTCAAGTTTGTTTTCTGAGACTCGGTTCCTGGACATTCGACGGTGAACAGATCGACCTACAATTTTCAGAAGTCGAGAATCAG CCCGACCTTCTGACACACAACTCCGAGTGGCTACTCAAAGGTTTGACCCGTGAACGTAACGTCGCCCACTATCCATGCTGCCCTGAAGCCTATATCGATGTAACTTACAATCTCACCATGCAGAGACAATCCCCGAACTACGCGGCCATCGTCATGACTCCAGCGACTG CCATTGTGTTCCTGACGTTGGTCATCTTTTGGTTGCCGCCTCAGTCTGAGGACAGAATCACGGTCGCGGCTTGCACGATGGTTCTGATATCTTTGTTCCTGATCTATTTTAACCAGAAGTTACCAGCGACTGCTCACCACACGCCTCTAATCT TGCATTTCTACAACTGTAGCCTGTACTTGGTTAGTATATCACTGATAATCTCGGTGATGGTGATTAATATGTCGAAGAGGTCAAACGCGAGACGGCTGCCCTGGAGAGTGAAGCAGTTCCTGGTAGGTCAGCTGGGGAAAATTCTTTGGCTCGATGAGATGGTCCAATTG GTTAAAGTACAGAGAGCGAATCCTGGCGAGGAGATGCGAGAGGGCAACGTAACCGATGGGAATCAATCAATTCCCGGAACACTCGGCACTTCCAGTCTGAACGATGGCGACCGCCAGAATATCCTCACTCCACCGAAATCCTCTCAACTTGAGTGGACTCTGGCTGCCATGGTGCTCGATCGAATTGCCTTTTTGCTATACTGCTTTGTCTTTGTCATTCTCGCAATACGTTGCTCGGTGTAA
- the LOC124212983 gene encoding WD repeat-containing protein 5 homolog isoform X1, producing the protein MESSFPVMCCRFNPSRTEIFYASSACGNIFACTTNTYEFSRFIVEPKNEINTIDVNITGEHLVSAGKDAAIRLYDIETTKMISNYRKNAADVLEDKVNKYHRMRVFAVRFHHGQENVFISGGWDDTVRIWDTRASLGSVRVIKGPHICGDAIDARDSRILTGSWVVSGSLQLWDMTSGKLIETVSPQNRPTTLDGEFLYTVQFFDGDPYGDTVLCGGSGTSAVEVISLRDKKVMGSFHVNKAIVALDSNRSAIVFGGMESVIRLADYS; encoded by the exons ATGGAATCATCATTCCCTGTGATGTGTTGTCGATTCAATCCGTCGCGGACAGAAATATTTTACGCGTCCAGTGCATGCGGCAACATTTTTGCCTGCACTACTAACACCTATGAGTTCTCTCGATTTATCGTAG AACCAAAGAACGAGATAAACACAATCGACGTGAACATTACCGGCGAACACTTGGTATCAGCTGGTAAGGATGCCGCGATAAGACTATACGACATCGAAACAACAAAG ATGATATCGAACTACAGAAAAAATGCGGCGGACGTGTTAGAGGACAAGGTGAACAAGTATCACAGAATGAGAGTGTTCGCTGTGAGGTTTCACCACGGGCAAGAAAATGTATTCATCAGCGGTGGCTGGGACGATACTGTCAGG ATTTGGGACACCAGAGCAAGCCTGGGATCTGTTAGGGTAATAAAAGGACCTCATATCTGCGGAGATGCCATAGACGCCAGA GATTCTAGGATTCTCACTGGTTCTTGGGTAGTCAGCGGCAGTCTTCAACTGTGGGACATGACGAGTGGCAAGTTGATAGAGACGGTTAGTCCTCAAAACCGACCGACAACACTTGACGGCGAGTTTCTCTACACGGTGCAATTCTTCGACGGCGATCCATACGGTGATACTGTTTTATGCGGTGGTTCCGGAACCAGTGCCGTGGAAGTTATCAGCCTTAGAGATAAAAAG GTAATGGGATCTTTTCACGTAAATAAAGCAATCGTAGCCTTGGACAGCAATCGGTCGGCAATTGTCTTCGGTGGCATGGAATCTGTGATACGACTTGCTGACTACAGTTGA
- the LOC124212983 gene encoding WD repeat-containing protein 5 homolog isoform X2, translating to MESSFPVMCCRFNPSRTEIFYASSACGNIFACTTNTYEFSRFIVEPKNEINTIDVNITGEHLVSAGKDAAIRLYDIETTKMISNYRKNAADVLEDKVNKYHRMRVFAVRFHHGQENVFISGGWDDTVRIWDTRASLGSVRVIKGPHICGDAIDARDSRILTGSWVVSGSLQLWDMTSGKLIETVSPQNRPTTLDGEFLYTVQFFDGDPYGDTVLCGGSGTSAVEVISLRDKKNFCQREFSRENIFSS from the exons ATGGAATCATCATTCCCTGTGATGTGTTGTCGATTCAATCCGTCGCGGACAGAAATATTTTACGCGTCCAGTGCATGCGGCAACATTTTTGCCTGCACTACTAACACCTATGAGTTCTCTCGATTTATCGTAG AACCAAAGAACGAGATAAACACAATCGACGTGAACATTACCGGCGAACACTTGGTATCAGCTGGTAAGGATGCCGCGATAAGACTATACGACATCGAAACAACAAAG ATGATATCGAACTACAGAAAAAATGCGGCGGACGTGTTAGAGGACAAGGTGAACAAGTATCACAGAATGAGAGTGTTCGCTGTGAGGTTTCACCACGGGCAAGAAAATGTATTCATCAGCGGTGGCTGGGACGATACTGTCAGG ATTTGGGACACCAGAGCAAGCCTGGGATCTGTTAGGGTAATAAAAGGACCTCATATCTGCGGAGATGCCATAGACGCCAGA GATTCTAGGATTCTCACTGGTTCTTGGGTAGTCAGCGGCAGTCTTCAACTGTGGGACATGACGAGTGGCAAGTTGATAGAGACGGTTAGTCCTCAAAACCGACCGACAACACTTGACGGCGAGTTTCTCTACACGGTGCAATTCTTCGACGGCGATCCATACGGTGATACTGTTTTATGCGGTGGTTCCGGAACCAGTGCCGTGGAAGTTATCAGCCTTAGAGATAAAAAG AACTTTTGTCAAAGAGAATTTTCCAGAGAAAATATCTTCTCATCCTGA
- the LOC124211337 gene encoding uncharacterized protein has product MVRNAKALPDDIECSKRVHFRSGICQPRDNIGVSCTFSAENGLTDAEQLTGLRRRYPGPKDNLGIACLPSVEAMRLRDIPEVSEYDSSEETYAKFNDVTLSPQKQKAHPTSTKITRRGRSVAPEENLENSCRHISKDVAIAQVRLRAGEDGCQVTRHKIRSRSNTGGRSKIEGVKSTMTKGNVDFFRESEKRVVPSGKMRFKSTLPDIGISNIRRPKHNPTQPRKPIVPKDNIGFSCCHLSTSLSRSSVPKTLATQNLKSETVKKIDSLPKSPSHLSGRPAATLRTTGFVQERRNPADITSNMTLPFEDVPEEYLVPRNILFFAAILGTVVSAPQGSPNEVTIVQQEEHNNIGVGGYKYSYELSDGQKKEETAELVNEGTDEESLAVKGSFTFVGPDGQTYVVTYTADKDGFRPVVQHLPK; this is encoded by the exons ATGGTGAGAAATGCAAAGGCGCTGCCAGATGACATCGAATGTTCCAAACGCGTGCACTTCAGAAGCGGCATTTGTCAGCCCCGGGACAATATTGGGGTCTCTTGCACGTTTTCTGCAG AAAACGGACTGACAGATGCAGAGCAATTAACGGGACTAAGACGAAGATATCCAGGACCCAAAGACAACCTTGGAATAGCCTGTCTGCCGAGTGTTGAAGCCATGAGGCTTCGGGATATTCCGGAAGTATCGGAGTACGACTCATCTGAGGAAACTTATGCCAAATTCAAC GACGTTACGCTTTCACCACAGAAACAAAAAGCACATCCCACGAGTACGAAGATAACCAGAAGAGGCAGGAGCGTCGCTCCTGaggaaaatttagaaaattccTGTCGACACATAAGCA AAGACGTGGCAATTGCACAAGTCCGATTACGAGCTGGTGAAGACGGCTGCCAGGTGACACGACACAAG ATTCGAAGTCGTTCGAACACAGGTGGCAGGTCAAAGATTGAAGGAGTCAAGTCAACGATGACCAAAGGCAATGTAGACTTTTTCA GGGAATCTGAGAAACGTGTCGTACCGAGTGGAAAAATGCGGTTTAAATCGACG ttgCCAGACATCGGAATTAGCAACATTCGAAGACCAAAACACAACCCAACACAACCTCGAAAGCCAATCGTTCCTAAGGATAACATCGGATTCTCCTGTTGCCATTTGT CAACATCTCTGAGTCGATCAAGCGTTCCAAAAACGTTAGCAACGCAGAATTTAAAG TCTGAAACGGTAAAGAAGATCGACTCGTTGCCAAAGTCGCCATCGCATTTATCCGGAAGGCCAGCTGCAACTCTTCGAACT ACTGGCTTCGTACAGGAGCGAAGAAATCCAGCTGACATAACGTCGAATATGACCTTGCCATTTGAAGATGTGCCTGAGGAATATCTCGTGCCTCGCAAC ATTCTCTTCTTCGCGGCCATTTTAGGGACGGTAGTATCGGCACCGCAGGGCAGCCCGAACGAAGTAACCATCGTACAACAGGAAGAACATAACAACATCGGAGTCGGCGGTTACAAATACAGTTACGAGCTGAGCGATGGCCAGAAAAAGGAAGAGACCGCTGAATTGGTGAACGAGGGAACCGACGAGGAGAGTTTGGCGGTAAAGGGCAGTTTCACTTTCGTTGGTCCCGATGGGCAAACCTACGTGGTAACCTATACAGCTGACAAGGACGGCTTTCGGCCTGTTGTCCAGCATTTACCCAAGTAA
- the LOC124212994 gene encoding flexible cuticle protein 12-like, giving the protein MKMIIAFAALVAVATSAAIDGPNVQVVAEELADNTGFSDYKYGYQLSNGATKQESAQLVNPGTDDQHYNVAGSFSYVDPATNVQYTVRYTADKDGFHPVGDHIPA; this is encoded by the exons ATGAAGATG ATCATCGCTTTCGCCGCCCTTGTGGCCGTTGCTACGAGCGCTGCAATCGACGGACCCAATGTCCAGGTGGTGGCCGAAGAACTCGCGGACAACACCGGGTTCTCAGACTACAAATACGGCTACCAACTGTCGAACGGCGCAACCAAACAGGAGTCCGCCCAGCTTGTGAACCCCGGCACCGACGACCAGCACTACAACGTCGCTGGTAGCTTTTCTTACGTCGACCCGGCGACCAACGTGCAGTACACCGTCAGGTACACCGCTGACAAGGACGGATTCCACCCCGTAGGCGATCACATCCCAGCCTAA
- the LOC124212988 gene encoding GDP-D-glucose phosphorylase 1-like isoform X2, whose amino-acid sequence MSEISGITKVPTFQYEDKDFNLVVTTANGLKSRFDSFLTEKWQDARENGIFWVDLNIPKERTLPGNYGFLAQLHPDKGKKRRKLQVITSMLQPFDSREFNFTNLPNEEILFDVGNGDGNDIVAVNVSPSGKYHSLLIVERFKCLPQRATRYFRIIFNSSCAHASVNHLHWHLYYLKRDMPLESIKLNHLRGPVFMLKEFPAKGFCLKLSSFSDPNAIGDLVSWTYFIIDRLHKSEIPYSVCLTRAKENIGDNVYEDVRVYIWGRKPGTRVTNRFDFAPSVCEFFGHLIITSRQLYDELTEESVDKILNDLTSDSFSAVRDDVLGMDLNGKELIMAP is encoded by the exons ATGTCGGAGATCAGCGGAATTACTAAAGTTCCGACATTCCAGTACGAAGACAAAGACTTCAACCTTGTCGTCACGACGGCTAACGGATTAAAATCCAGATTTGATTCGTTCCTCACAGAGAAATGGCAAGATGCAAGAGAAAACGGAATATTTTGGGTCGATTTGAACATTCCAAAAGAGAGAACTTTGCCAGGCAATTACGGTTTCTTAGCCCAG CTGCATCCggataaaggaaaaaaacgacGGAAACTCCAAGTGATCACGTCGATGTTACAACCCTTCGATTCcagagaatttaattttacgaATTTGCCAAATGAAGAGATCTTGTTTGACGTTGGCAATGGAGATGGAAATGACATCGTGGCTGTAAACGTCAGCCCTTCTGGAAAGTACCACAGCTTACTGATCGTCGAGCGATTTAAATGCTTACCGCAAAGAGCTACCAG GTACTTCAGAATAATCTTCAACAGTTCATGTGCGCACGCATCTGTCAATCACTTACACTGGCATTTGTACTATTTGAAACGTGACATGCCGCTTGAATCCATA AAACTCAACCATCTTCGAGGTCCTGTGTTTATGCTGAAGGAATTTCCAGCTAAAGGATTTTGCTTGAAGTTGTCCTCGTTTTCGGATCCCAACGCGATCGGCGATTTAGTTTCGTGGACGTACTTCATCATAGATCGTCTCCACAAGTCCGAAATCCCTTACAGTGTCTGTTTAACCAGAGCTAAGGAAAATATTGGCGATAACGTTTATGAGGATGTTCGGGTTTATATTTGGGGACGAAAGCCTGGAACTAGGGTGACAAACCGCTTCGATTTTGCGCCATCTGTATGCGAATTTTTTGGACATTTGATAATCACAA GTCGACAACTGTACGACGAATTGACCGAAGAATCGgtggataaaattttgaacgatCTCACTTCGGATAGCTTCTCGGCTGTGAGAGATGATGTGTTAGGAATGGATCTGAATGGGAAGGAATTGATAATGGCGCCGTGA
- the LOC124212988 gene encoding GDP-D-glucose phosphorylase 1-like isoform X1: MSEISGITKVPTFQYEDKDFNLVVTTANGLKSRFDSFLTEKWQDARENGIFWVDLNIPKERTLPGNYGFLAQLHPDKGKKRRKLQVITSMLQPFDSREFNFTNLPNEEILFDVGNGDGNDIVAVNVSPSGKYHSLLIVERFKCLPQRATRHSIEKAVDLMLLSNSPYFRIIFNSSCAHASVNHLHWHLYYLKRDMPLESIKLNHLRGPVFMLKEFPAKGFCLKLSSFSDPNAIGDLVSWTYFIIDRLHKSEIPYSVCLTRAKENIGDNVYEDVRVYIWGRKPGTRVTNRFDFAPSVCEFFGHLIITSRQLYDELTEESVDKILNDLTSDSFSAVRDDVLGMDLNGKELIMAP, translated from the exons ATGTCGGAGATCAGCGGAATTACTAAAGTTCCGACATTCCAGTACGAAGACAAAGACTTCAACCTTGTCGTCACGACGGCTAACGGATTAAAATCCAGATTTGATTCGTTCCTCACAGAGAAATGGCAAGATGCAAGAGAAAACGGAATATTTTGGGTCGATTTGAACATTCCAAAAGAGAGAACTTTGCCAGGCAATTACGGTTTCTTAGCCCAG CTGCATCCggataaaggaaaaaaacgacGGAAACTCCAAGTGATCACGTCGATGTTACAACCCTTCGATTCcagagaatttaattttacgaATTTGCCAAATGAAGAGATCTTGTTTGACGTTGGCAATGGAGATGGAAATGACATCGTGGCTGTAAACGTCAGCCCTTCTGGAAAGTACCACAGCTTACTGATCGTCGAGCGATTTAAATGCTTACCGCAAAGAGCTACCAGGCATAGTATTGAAAAAGCTGTTGATTTGATGCTCCTGAGTAATTCGCC GTACTTCAGAATAATCTTCAACAGTTCATGTGCGCACGCATCTGTCAATCACTTACACTGGCATTTGTACTATTTGAAACGTGACATGCCGCTTGAATCCATA AAACTCAACCATCTTCGAGGTCCTGTGTTTATGCTGAAGGAATTTCCAGCTAAAGGATTTTGCTTGAAGTTGTCCTCGTTTTCGGATCCCAACGCGATCGGCGATTTAGTTTCGTGGACGTACTTCATCATAGATCGTCTCCACAAGTCCGAAATCCCTTACAGTGTCTGTTTAACCAGAGCTAAGGAAAATATTGGCGATAACGTTTATGAGGATGTTCGGGTTTATATTTGGGGACGAAAGCCTGGAACTAGGGTGACAAACCGCTTCGATTTTGCGCCATCTGTATGCGAATTTTTTGGACATTTGATAATCACAA GTCGACAACTGTACGACGAATTGACCGAAGAATCGgtggataaaattttgaacgatCTCACTTCGGATAGCTTCTCGGCTGTGAGAGATGATGTGTTAGGAATGGATCTGAATGGGAAGGAATTGATAATGGCGCCGTGA